The stretch of DNA CGGAAGGAGAGACAGATAGAATTTCAATTCCGGACTTGCTGTTCTCCAATATTTGCGGCCTCCCTCTTCTCAACATATCTTCGATTTTACCCGCTTTCTCTTTCTATCCCTGCACTGCGCTAAGACGTGTATAATTTTCACATAAACCTATAAAGCAAATACCTTGCCACCTGAAGGTATCTTGATATGAGTGGTTACGGCAGGGATTGAAGCAGAGGCAGGTTTTTGAAGATTCAGGGTTCTCAGATGCTAACTGATACTCTTTTACCTGTTTTATCCCAGGAGAGCGGCTTGCAAAAGCCCTTCTTTAGCTTATTTACCGCACTTAGCTTCCCGAGGGTTGAATCCATTTCCCCCCTGATGGCAGCCGTTATCTCTCTGTCGACAGAGAGGATTTCGGTCAGCAGGTCTCTTATGTTGCAGGAAATATTTTCCGCAGTATCTGATATCTTTTCCCCTGAATTGTCAAAAAGTCCGCCCTTAAGACTTGAAATGTCAACTTTTTGAATCCGATCTGCTACAGCCCTCCTCTTTTCCTGCAAATCAAGGGCATCCTCTACCCTTTCGTTTCTGAGCGCCTCCCTCTGGCATTTTGCAAGGTCGAGGAGTTCCTTTAAAAAACCCAAGACAGCGTTTTTCATACCCTGACCCCCATCCCTAAAGGCCGGCCTTCCACAGCAGGCCTGCAATGCTGATTCTTTTCAATATCCTTCCATGCATCCCTCAGGACATCGAGGACCTTTATTGCAACATCCATTGCATCCCTGTCATTCCTCATATTTGCATGAAAGAGCCTGTCAAGGATAAAGTCATACAGCCTCTTGAGATTCGGGGAGATCTCCCCACCTGTCTCCATGTCGAGCGAACTTGAAAGCTCACCGACTATGGAAGTAGCCTTCCCGATATACAGCCCCTTCGAGACAATATCCCCATCCTCAATACCCTGCAATGCCATCCGCATGAAGCTGATTGCTCCGTCATAGAGCAAAGAGACTATCCTCACCTTGTCGGAAGTATTGATCTCCACCCTTCTGTACTCCATCGCACTGTTCATCCTCTGTACCTCCTTGGTTTTTATGTCATCCTGCTTGTAAGATTTGACAGAAAAGCACTCTGGGAACTCATCCCCGTAAGCATTGCCTCCAGCGATGCAAACCGTTTTCTAAGGTCCTCCTCCACGAGAGTCAAGCGGGCCTCGAGGTCGGTAATATCATCTGCAATACCGGTTACATTTGACTGCAGGCCCTTTGTCCTGATCGTAACCGTTCCGTCGATGGAGTTGGTTACACTGTCTGTATAGTCATAGACTTTATTCCCTATACCCGATGTCGAATCCGTAAAGAGATTTGCAACATCATCGAGTCTGGTTGTAAGTTTATCATTAAGGGTGGCGGAGTCGATAGAGAGATGACCCGTATGGTAATCGGTAGAAATTCCGATCTGGGCAAGGGTCCTGAGATCCTGAGGAAGACCCGCAACCCTGCTCGTAACGATGTTGCTGAGCCTGCTCTTTATAGCACGGGCGGTTGACTCTCCATTCAGTGGCCCGCCCGTATGGGTCTTTGTGTCATACTGTGAGTTGTTTGAAATATTGTCCACCACCTCGTTATATGCATTCACAAAGTCCTCGATATGCTGCCTGATGGTATCCGTATCATTGTTGACCGTGACGGTCACTGCGCTTGCAGACTCCGCCTTCAGGGTTAAGGTCACACCAGGTATCACATCCGACACGGTATTTGAACTCTTTGTTATATCCACACCACCGATCCTGAACTTTGCATCCTGAGCCGTGCTTGCGGTAAAGTCACTATCCGAGAAGCCTGTAATTGTTGTATTGGCTGTTACGGCGACAGTATTGGAGGAACCTGTATTCCGACCTGTCAGCACCAGCCTGTAGTCACTGGTACCCACGTTTATGACGGTTGCTGTAACTCCGGGGTTGCCTGTATCGTTGTTGATAGCATCACGAAGGCCTTCGAGTGTCGTCTGATCGGCAATCGTAAGGGTACTTGTCGTACCTGCATAGGTATATTCAAAGGTCTGAGAAGCACCGGTGTTATTTACCACATCCGTAGTTGATGTAAAGGATGTGGTGCCCGTCCTTCTGTCGACTGCTGCAAGTTGAATCTTCCCC from bacterium BMS3Abin08 encodes:
- the fliS_2 gene encoding flagellar protein FliS: MNSAMEYRRVEINTSDKVRIVSLLYDGAISFMRMALQGIEDGDIVSKGLYIGKATSIVGELSSSLDMETGGEISPNLKRLYDFILDRLFHANMRNDRDAMDVAIKVLDVLRDAWKDIEKNQHCRPAVEGRPLGMGVRV
- the fliD gene encoding flagellar hook-associated protein 2, producing MSVISGIGLTSGIDYNKLISSLIELQRQPVYRLQSRQSDYNNKISAYSTLSSKLSSFQSAADNLRNTANFYAKTASVSNSTVLDAATSNSASSGIYTIDPHSVAGKIQLAAVDRRTGTTSFTSTTDVVNNTGASQTFEYTYAGTTSTLTIADQTTLEGLRDAINNDTGNPGVTATVINVGTSDYRLVLTGRNTGSSNTVAVTANTTITGFSDSDFTASTAQDAKFRIGGVDITKSSNTVSDVIPGVTLTLKAESASAVTVTVNNDTDTIRQHIEDFVNAYNEVVDNISNNSQYDTKTHTGGPLNGESTARAIKSRLSNIVTSRVAGLPQDLRTLAQIGISTDYHTGHLSIDSATLNDKLTTRLDDVANLFTDSTSGIGNKVYDYTDSVTNSIDGTVTIRTKGLQSNVTGIADDITDLEARLTLVEEDLRKRFASLEAMLTGMSSQSAFLSNLTSRMT